From Candidatus Melainabacteria bacterium RIFOXYA2_FULL_32_9:
TTGTTGGGTCAATGACCTAGCTTACAGGTTACCACTGTCATTGCGAGGTGGCTAAGCCACAATAACANNNNNNNNNNNNNNNNNNNNNNNCTTGAGTATAATAAAATCTTTTATCATATATATTGAACTACTTATCGTATTGTGATAATATACCAATATGATTATAAATTTTAAATGCAGGGAAACTGAAAAAATCTTTAATGGAGAACATCCTAAAAAGTTTTCTCAAGATGTAGCGAAGGTCGGAAAAAGAAAGCTGGATATGCTGCAAGCTTCTTATAAAGAGCAGGATTTAAAAGTCCCGCCGGCAAACAGATTAGAGAAACTCCAAGGAGATTTAAAAGGTTATTACAGCATAAGAATTAATGATCAATACAGGCTGATATTCCAATTTAGAGACGGGAACGCCTACAATGTCTATATAGATGATTATCACAAATAAGGAGATATATATGATAGAAGTAAAACCATTCACCCACCCGGGGATAATATTACAGGAAGAATTTACTAAGCCTCTTGGTATAACTCAAGCTAAACTTTCAGAAGATTTACACGTAGGAATAAAGACTAT
This genomic window contains:
- a CDS encoding plasmid maintenance system killer protein; the encoded protein is MIINFKCRETEKIFNGEHPKKFSQDVAKVGKRKLDMLQASYKEQDLKVPPANRLEKLQGDLKGYYSIRINDQYRLIFQFRDGNAYNVYIDDYHK